A region of the Cryptococcus neoformans var. neoformans B-3501A chromosome 6, whole genome shotgun sequence genome:
GAACCCTCACCGGCTATTAAAGCAACGGGGAACGTTTGAGCCGCCGTAGCTTGCCGCCGGCCCCATCTCTCTTTTATTTCCCGTCCCTGTCTCCTTGAGCCCGATGATACTGTACCTGGATGGTATGTGACGGGAGCGGtagatggaggatgaaccATTTATTTCTTCTTATTATGTATATAAGACATACCAATTGCCTTGCCCATTGCCCGAGGCGACGGACGAAGCCATCATCAGTAGCTCCTTAATAAGCAAGCATAGAAGAAAGATGCATAGCGATCGGCATTGTCATTCGTCATGATTATTCAACAAGGCATGTCGTATGTCCGAGGACGGCACCAAAATAAATCCGACTCTCAATCCAAAATGGGTGCATATTTACCCTACCCGGACCGAACTCTGAGTCGCACGACACAGccggaaaaaaaaggtccACCACGCACCATGGATCAAGAGGAGTTGCTTTTTAAGCCAAATAAACCACCGGATGCATCAACCGATAGCTTCTCACTCACACGATGGGTATATACTTGgggggatgaagatgaaggtggaaTGCATGATAGGATTACTCTTTTGATTTTTGCCTTTCAAGATCTCCAATATCTGATTAGGAATCTTACGCGTTACTGTTATTCAGCTTCCCTGATTGCGTTATTATGGTACTTTCAATGGTACGCTCTTTTCATACTTTCTTTTCAATCCAAGAACCGCCCTGCTACTTTTTCCATCATTAAATCATCTCTGTGAAGAGAGAAGTAACTCTTTCTGACTCAACACAGCAGAGACCCCGGCAGCACAGGATGGCTTCCAACGGATTCAAGTCGCCCGCTCCTGTCCTTCCCGCCATGGGGCTGCACTCTTTCCACAATGACTCGTGTGtccatcctttctcttttgtcttctcttctaACACTTCTTAGCCCACCATTCGGGGGTACAGCAACTTCCGAAATGCCAGATgtcccctctctctctctcgaACCCCAGCAACACTCTCGTCCAGTACTTTCGACTAATCCTTCCGCGCGCCAACAAGGTCCTGCTCGCACAGCATCGAACACCTCTCAAACCATCTCAAACCCCGAACCTGTATCCTCTGGCACAAGGGAAACCCCATCTAAAGCCATCTCGTCACTCAAGAGCATTCAGCCCCCGACTCCCCCTGTACCCATCACATCAGACGACGAACTTTCTTCTACTCGATCTCGTCGACTCATATCAGGCTATCTTTTCGGTAACCCGCCTTCACCCACCTGTACTGGTCCAGAGACTTCTCCAGTCACTGCAGCTTCTCACACGTCAACAGCGGAGGAGAGCCGTGATCCTATGATGAGCCGTAAATTCAGTCCGACTTTGGAGAAGGCTCGTGATGTCGAGAACAGGATGGCAGAGGAACTTGACTCACCACCTTTGACTGACGATAGCCAGATTGACCCGAGAGACGCCCTTGAAATGGACAGtacacctccaccaccctctcTCGAATCCCCCAAACCTGCAAACAGCGACCTTGTATCCATGAACGAGCCTCTCTCTTCAGACGTTGGAGCTGGGGAAGCGAAAgtgaagggaagaaagTCTGAACGGGCGAGAAAGCGGGAGACGGGTTATGATGCGCTGGAAGGGAGGAATGACGGGGAGGCAGATCTTGATCTGAATGCTCCCCAGGCGGAAGGTGGCGGTAGTGGGGCGTACCTTGCGGGGAAGGCGGAGTACAGATTCCCTCGGCACAGACTGAGAACAAAGATGCATGGTGagttttccttcttttatGTGAGATCAAGCTGACAAGATTTGACAGACGAAAACAAGATTCCACTAGTCATTGTCGCCTGTGgctccttttcccctccTACTTACCTCCACCTTCGTATGTTCGAGATGGCCAAAGACGAAATTGTCGAGTCTCAGACATACGAAATCATGGCCGGCTACTATTCCCCCGTATCATCGTACTACAAAAAATCCGGCCTTGCCCCTGCCCCGCATCGAGTACGCATGTGCGAGCTCGCCGTTGAACATACCTCCACTTGGCTCATGGTCGACCCTTGGGAAGCCGGTCAACCAGAGTATCAGCGTACAGCCTTCGTACTTGACCATTTCGATGAGATGCTCAACGGTGGCGAACATGGTAAAGGCGGACTTGTGATGCGCGATGGGACGAGGAGACGGTACAAGATTATGCTTCTGGCGGGAGGTGATTTGATTGAGAGTTTTGGTGAACCAGGAGTGTGGAGTGAACCGGATTTGCATGTGATTCTGGGCAGGTTCGGGTGTTTAATTGTGGAAAGAGCTGGTTCAGATGTTTGGGCGTTCTTGCTTTCTCATGATATACTGTACCATCACAGGTGCGTCTTTCGTTTATCGTCTTGAGTAGTGTGCTGATCGAATCATTAGACGGAACGTGGTCGTGATCAAGCAATTAATTTACAACGACATTTCGTCTACGAAAGTCCGATTATTCGTCCGCAGGGGTATGAGCATCAAGTAAGTCTgacttttcctttctcatCCCTTGCCAACTCGTAGCTGACGGGTTTTCCAAGGTACTTATTACCCAACAGTGTCATCCAGTACATACAGGATAACAAGCTTTACCACGGGAGCGATCCCAAGGGGATGATTGGGAAACATTAACATTAGAGCCAGGCGAGAAGAGTATCTGGGGGAGAACTGTGCGAGGgatctttttgttttgtcTTGAGGTAATAGAATTAATTTTTCCTTCGTTCTTATCTATGTACGTCTTGCTTCGTTATGGTCAATAACAAGCAATTCTACATTcttgaagaaagaaaaagaaaacctGGTCATCTTTAACCTCATTTACATCATTTCACAAGAATATCCGAGGGAACAGAGAAAAAATTTATAACCCAACCTCCAATAACCAAAGCCGGCATCTTGTTAACTTTTACTACTTGCCAATGCCCGCCATACACACGTACCCATTAGAAATATTCATTAAAGGAAACACGAAATCTAAATCCTCATTCTCTCTACTCTTTCAAATCTCTCAGGGACGCGTGTTCCTCATTTATCTCGACcaaatcctcatcttcattcaaTAACCTTCCAGAAGGATCATGCGTAACATCCCAAGCgtcaacatcttcattcttGACTTTAACCATCTTATGTGTGAGCGCGCCGTCGGCGAGGGTTATAACTGTTTGGCGCAGCTTATATCCTTTCCATTTGGGGAGCAGTTTGGACCAGAGGACGTAATAGAATCCACAGAGGAACACGCTGAAATTGGGAAGGGCTTATATCAGTACTGCATGGGGAAAAAAACCCTTGCTGGCGagggaaaaaggggcaAACTTACATTCCCAATCCAGTCAAAGACGAGGCCGCATAGAAAAATCCGAACGAACTGTTGTTGACCCCTCCCGTAGGCGGTACCCAAGGCATGATGATTAAGAAGGTATTGGCAgccaaaaagaagaggacgacgaTCGTCCATGATCTGTACTCGGGACGAGGAAGACTCAGTCGTCTACGGTCCCGGCGGACAATGAAGAGACCGAGAGTCATGAGGACAAGGAAGAACGAGGAAGGGTAGTTTTGGAGGGCAACGActgaagagaaaaaaagaattaGCTTGGATTGGTGGAAAATGATAGATTGGAAggtgggagggaagaaCAGGAAACATGAGACTTACTGAAGTTGAACGCGTTGCCCGCAGGGACAACAACTATAACGATCAACGAGACGAACCAGATAGCGAATAAGGCGCCAGTAGGAGTACCGATAGGCCATGTTGTGACCCAAAACTTGGGATAAGGAAGTACACCTTGTCTATATATCAATGGAAGGCACAGTCAA
Encoded here:
- a CDS encoding hypothetical protein (HMMPfam hit to CTP_transf_2, Cytidylyltransferase, score: 100.9, E(): 3.1e-27); this encodes MTRVSILSLLSSLLTLLSPPFGGTATSEMPDVPSLSLEPQQHSRPVLSTNPSARQQGPARTASNTSQTISNPEPVSSGTRETPSKAISSLKSIQPPTPPVPITSDDELSSTRSRRLISGYLFGNPPSPTCTGPETSPVTAASHTSTAEESRDPMMSRKFSPTLEKARDVENRMAEELDSPPLTDDSQIDPRDALEMDSTPPPPSLESPKPANSDLVSMNEPLSSDVGAGEAKVKGRKSERARKRETGYDALEGRNDGEADLDLNAPQAEGGGSGAYLAGKAEYRFPRHRLRTKMHDENKIPLVIVACGSFSPPTYLHLRMFEMAKDEIVESQTYEIMAGYYSPVSSYYKKSGLAPAPHRVRMCELAVEHTSTWLMVDPWEAGQPEYQRTAFVLDHFDEMLNGGEHGKGGLVMRDGTRRRYKIMLLAGGDLIESFGEPGVWSEPDLHVILGRFGCLIVERAGSDVWAFLLSHDILYHHRRNVVVIKQLIYNDISSTKVRLFVRRGMSIKYLLPNSVIQYIQDNKLYHGSDPKGMIGKH